In a genomic window of Lagopus muta isolate bLagMut1 chromosome 2, bLagMut1 primary, whole genome shotgun sequence:
- the HS3ST5 gene encoding heparan sulfate glucosamine 3-O-sulfotransferase 5, producing the protein MLFKQQVLLRQKLFVLGSLAIGSLLYLVARVGSLDRLQPLCPIDGRFGPRSQDEIPLRALQFKRGLLHEFRKGNATKEQIRLHNLVQQLPKAIIIGVRKGGTRALLEMLNLHPAVVKASQEIHFFDNDENYAKGIEWYRKKMPFSYPHQITIEKSPAYFITEEVPERIYKMNSSIKLLIIVREPTTRAISDYTQVLEGKERKNKTYYKFEKLAIDPNTCEVNTKYKAVRTSIYTKHLERWLKYFPIEQFHIVDGDRLITEPLPELQLVEKFLNLPPRISQYNLYFNATRGFYCLRFNIVFNKCLAGSKGRIHPEVDTSVITKLRKFFHPFNQKFYQITGRTFNWP; encoded by the exons ATGCTATTCAAACAGCAGGTGTTGCTGAGACAGAAGCTCTTTGTGCTAGGCAGCCTTGCTATAGGAAGTCTCCTATATCTAGTTGCCAGAGTTGGGAGCTTGGATAG actgcagcccctctgccccaTCGATGGTCGATTTGGACCCCGCAGCCAGGATGAAATCCCGCTGCGAGCTCTGCAGTTCAAGCGAGGGCTACTCCACGAGTTCCGTAAGGGCAATGCCACAAAGGAGCAAATACGACTGCACAATCTGGTTCAGCAGCTTCCCAAGGCCATCATCATTGGGGTGCGGAAAGGAGGCACACGTGCACTGTTAGAGATGCTGAATCTTCACCCTGCAGTGGTCAAAGCTTCTCAAGAGATTCATTTCTTTGACAACGATGAGAACTATGCCAAGGGGATTGAGTGGTACcggaaaaaaatgcctttttcttacCCTCATCAAATAACAATTGAGAAAAGCCCTGCATACTTTATCACTGAGGAAGTACCTGAAAGGATTTACAAAATGAACTCGTCTATCAAATTATTGATCATTGTCAGGGAACCCACCACAAGAGCTATTTCTGATTACACTCAGGTGCTGGaaggcaaggaaagaaagaacaaaacttaCTACAAATTTGAAAAGCTGGCTATTGATCCTAATACCTGTGAAGTGAACACTAAGTATAAGGCAGTAAGAACCAGCATCTACACAAAACACCTGGAGAGATGGTTAAAATATTTCCCAATTGAGCAGTTTCATATCGTAGATGGAGACCGGCTCATCACAGAACCACTGCCGGAACTCCAGCTGGTCGAGAAGTTCCTAAATCTTCCTCCAAGGATAAGTCAGTACAATTTATACTTCAATGCCACCAGAGGGTTTTATTGCTTGCGATTTAACATTGTCTTTAATAAGTGCCTGGCAGGTAGCAAGGGACGCATTCATCCAGAGGTGGACACCTCTGTCATTACCAAATTGCGCAAGTTCTTTCATCCTTTTAATCAAAAATTTTACCAGATCACTGGGAGGACATTTAACTGGCCCTGA